In Erpetoichthys calabaricus chromosome 15, fErpCal1.3, whole genome shotgun sequence, one DNA window encodes the following:
- the LOC114665714 gene encoding piggyBac transposable element-derived protein 3-like, with amino-acid sequence MNTSTFYGKRAGGLQIRVPPVESDDSCLSDSEDSDEDYIPTPLSQGDVSEDESSGNESTDNESSSDEDSDSNNDAPASTSATGARRRPVATARRAQQKAVWKTVQQQNSAKDIPIWQAALPNADEIRLPIQYFRDFFDADLLDSIAEESNLYCMQKNPNRALRLDRNELEQFIGTVVYMSVVHLPRSRMYWSSDCRVAQVADVISRDRWEQIKKFIHFNDNSNMPANNDGNYDKLFKIRPIIDSLLPKFQRLPQDQMLSIDEQMVPFKGRSSLKQYIPKKPYKWGYKIFVLCDTKGLVHSFDIFAGKIDPVPGEPNIGASGNIVLKLAQVICGGLNHLLYFDNWFSSLDLFVALANKGIPALGTVQQSRLQGCSFSIDTDMKKKGRGTFEEKKVVVVNVEIRALKWFDNRGVIVARTFASAQPVSNVERWDRKSKKKVSIECPNIISLYNKFMGRVDALDALIAYYRIHIRSKKYYHRFFFHFVDMVIVNRWLLYRRDCDSLDVPRKKQKDLLAFRTSIAHALCMQGKDMSRKKRGRPSSDVERDFEKKKHRGPAKAIPTLEVCSDAVGHWPVVEKWTATLQTPKL; translated from the coding sequence ATGAACACATCAACTTTCTATGGGAAGCGAGCTGGTGGACTTCAAATCAGGGTTCCACCAGTTGAAAGTGATGACAGCTGTCTCAGTGACAGTGAGGATAGCGATGAAGACTACATACCTACACCATTATCACAAGGTGATGTTTCTGAAGATGAAAGCAGTGGTAATGAGAGTACTGACAATGAAAGCAGCAGTGATGAAGACTCTGACAGCAATAATGATGCACCTGCTAGCACCAGTGCTACTGGTGCAAGAAGGCGACCAGTTGCTACTGCAAGGAGAGCACAGCAAAAGGCAGTGTGGAAGACAGTGCAACAACAGAACTCTGCAAAGGACATTCCAATTTGGCAAGCTGCTCTTCCTAATGCTGATGAAATCAGACTGCCCATTCAGTATTTCCGAGACTTTTTTGATGCTGATCTTTTGGATAGTATTGCAGAAGAAAGTAATCTGTATTGCatgcaaaaaaatccaaatagggCCCTCAGATTGGATCGAAATGAATTGGAGCAGTTTATTGGCACTGTAGTGTACATGAGTGTTGTACATTTACCAAGGTCAAGAATGTACTGGTCCAGTGACTGTCGAGTAGCACAGGTGGCTGATGTGATATCCCGAGACAGAtgggaacaaattaaaaaattcattcatttcaaTGACAACAGCAACATGCCAGCCAACAATGATGGAAATTACGATAAGCTTTTCAAAATCAGGCCAATTATTGATTCACTTCTCCCAAAATTTCAGCGTCTCCCACAAGATCAAATGTTGTCTATTGATGAGCAAATGGTGCCATTCAAAGGTAGATCTAGTCTAAAGCAATATATCCCCAAGAAGCCATACAAATGGGGATACAAAATCTTTGTGCTTTGTGATACAAAAGGCCTGGtgcattcatttgatatatttgCAGGGAAAATAGATCCTGTACCTGGAGAACCTAACATTGGTGCAAGTGGAAACATTGTGCTAAAGCTTGCACAAGTTATTTGTGGCGGTCTCAATCACTTGTTGTATTTTGACAACTGGTTTTCTTCCTTGGATTTGTTTGTTGCTCTTGCAAACAAGGGAATACCAGCCCTGGGGACTGTGCAGCAAAGTCGCCTGCAAGGGTGCAGTTTCAGCATAGACACTGATATGAAGAAGAAGGGAAGAGGGACATTTGAAGAGAAAAAGGTTGTTGTAGTCAATGTAGAAATAAGAGCATTAAAATGGTTTGATAATAGAGGGGTGATCGTTGCCAGGACTTTTGCCAGTGCCCAGCCTGTTTCTAACGTAGAAAGATGGGATagaaagtcaaaaaagaaagtgTCTATAGAATGCCCAAACATCATCAGCCTGTACAACAAGTTCATGGGCCGCGTTGATGCTCTTGATGCACTAATTGCATATTATCGCATCCACATAAGGTCAAAAAAGTACTATCATaggttcttttttcattttgttgatatgGTCATTGTAAACAGATGGTTGTTGTATCGACGTGATTGTGATTCACTGGATGTACCAAGAAAGAAGCAGAAGGATTTACTAGCTTTTAGAACATCAATTGCACATGCACTCTGCATGCAAGGAAAGGATATGTCAAGGAAGAAGAGGGGGCGGCCTTCATCTGATGTTGAAAGGGATTTCGAAAAGAAGAAACATCGAGGTCCAGCTAAGGCTATTCCAACACTGGAAGTCTGTTCAGATGCTGTGGGTCACTGGCCAGTGGTTGAAAAGTGGACGGCAACGCTGCAAACGCCCAAATTGTAA